Proteins co-encoded in one Lasioglossum baleicum chromosome 14, iyLasBale1, whole genome shotgun sequence genomic window:
- the Phtf gene encoding putative homeodomain transcription factor → MKLNDLVHWYQKKIGTYDKQQWEKTVEQHILGGFTHVPMRTAKLKTELIDVDLVRGSSFPKAKPKHGLSTVACLALQRLLFLPLYRKWWTQQTSSKIFILFLLLYSLQLINMCIYFYQLAKDDESDIVTMSEVLIPAIMMLTLCIVHSHIVSTHSGPPVTKEHSKQRIVRRSRHSRCRLGKSRTRHSLRLHEDSKSFQDNASEKASTASGEVLNSVRFAKKVEIENSMTVSQSQEFMNVQASCKNELINVAVSNPLLMNEAPTSRIQSNDVPYVRNVHQDDDGFESLNGNVSSDNDKGAVQAVLDKPKKRRDVLHKNDDDSASQQILLQPKFSALELLKTEDNSSKSEGETSNKMDKVHAPIIIGPREGRRQCESEEEGECEEAATNHLTEATTSATEWMGVTTNSDDCSYSSELEESDIHSETNKNYSEFVEHPFSWEFELPPSIMLSSSCASCDRVSCTIWARRDIKKAELSVLDISSAIIARVESMPESMNYFYGGLMVSVALSLIPSINRLSDHAGMDNSSNLTSSFIPNDLISVNLETYSDILCKIIGLTFGTTFWERIVILISAFERLMLSSLLFFLLAVAERTYKQRLLYAKLFSHLTSSRRARKSDLPHFRLNKVRNIKLWLSVRSYLKRRGPQRSVDVIVSAVFVVTLLLLSFVSLELIKDLESLHSRYNVEALSWSFSLGIFILRFMTLGTKINKKYRNLSVLITEQINLYLQIEQKPHKKEELMVANNVLKLAADLIKELESPFKISGLSANPYLYTITKVVLLSALSGVLSELLGFKLKLHKIKIK, encoded by the exons atgaaattaaacgACCTGGTACATTG gtATCAGAAGAAAATTGGTACTTACGATAAGCAACAATGGGAGAAAACTGTAGAACAACATATCCTTGGTGGGTTTACGCATGTTCCAATGAGAACTGCTAAACTTAAAACGGAACTGATTGATGTAGACCTAGTGCGAG GTTCTTCGTTCCCAAAAGCCAAGCCAAAACATGGATTGTCTACAGTGGCTTGTTTGGCGCTGCAAAGGCtattatttcttcctttatatAGAAAATGGTGGACACAACAAACtagttcgaaaatttttatattatttttgctACTGTATAGTTTACAGTTGATCAACatgtgtatatatttttatcagttGGCAAAAGATGATGAAAGTGAT ATTGTGACCATGTCAGAAGTATTAATACCTGCTATTATGATGCTTACACTGTGCATTGTTCATTCCCATATTGTATCGACGCATTCAGGTCCGCCGGTGACCAAGGAACATAGTAAACAGAGAATAGTTAGGCGTTCAAGACACAGTAGATGTAGATTGGGAAAATCAAGAACAAGACATAGTTTAC GTTTACACGAAGATTCGAAATCGTTTCAAGATAATGCTTCTGAGAAAGCTAGTACAGCCAGCGGGGAAGTATTGAATTCCGTGCGATTCGCGAAGaaagttgaaatcgaaaattCCATGACTGTTAGTCAGTCTCAG GAATTTATGAATGTTCAAGCATCCTGTAAGAATGAGCTAATTAATGTGGCTGTGAGCAATCCTCTTCTTATGAACGAAGCTCCGACTAGTCGTATTCAATCAA ATGATGTTCCATATGTAAGAAACGTACATCAAGATGATGATGGATTTGAAAGTTTAAATGGAAATGTATCGAGCGACAATGATAAAGGGGCTGTGCAAGCAGTGTTAGACAAGCCTAAAAAAAGAAGAGATGTATTACATAAAAATGATGATGATTCTGCTAGTCAACAAATCTTATTACAACCGAAATTTTCAG CACTTGAGTTATTGAAGACAGAAGATAATTCTTCGAAAAGCGAAGGAGAAACTTCTAATAAAATG GATAAGGTGCATGCCCCCATAATAATTGGGCCAAGAGAAGGTCGACGACAATGTGAAAGCGAAGAGGAAGGGGAATGCGAAGAAGCTGCCACAAATCATTTGACAGAAGCCACAACATCTGCTACCGAATGGATGGGAGTAACTACAAATAGTGATGATTGTAGCTATAG TTCCGAACTCGAGGAGTCTGATATACATAGTGAAACTAACAAAAATTATTCAGAATTTGTGGAGCACCCTTTCTCTTGGGAATtcgagttaccaccttctataatgCTTAGCTCTAGTTGCGCTTCGTGCGACCGTG TTTCGTGTACTATCTGGGCACGACGTGATATAAAAAAAGCTGAGTTATCTGTGCTAGACATCAGTTCAGCAATTATTGCCAGAGTAGAATCAATGCCAGAGAGTATGAATTATTTTTATGGGGGGTTGATGGTCAGCGTGGCATTGTCGTTAATACCGTCTATAAATCGCCTAAGCGATCACGCGGGAATGGACAATAGTAGTAATCTAACTAGTTCCTTCATACCAAATGATTTGATTTCCGTTAATTTGGAAACGTACAGCGatatattatgtaaaataataggTTTAACATTTGGTACAACTTTTTG GGAGCGTATAGTAATACTTATATCAGCATTCGAGAGGCTTATGTTATCTTCTTTACTATTCTTTTTATTAGCAGTTGCTGAACGTACATATAAGCAAAGACTCCTATATGCTAAACTGTTTTCACATTTAACATCATCGAGACGTGCAAGAAAATCGGATTTACCACATTTCCGATTAAATAAAGTgcgaaatattaaattatggTTGAGTGTTAGATCTTATTTGAAA aGAAGAGGTCCGCAACGTTCTGTAGACGTAATAGTATCAGCAGTATTTGTAGTTACATTATTATTGTTGTCATTTGTGAGCTTGGAATTAATTAAA GATCTAGAAAGTTTACATTCCCGATATAACGTTGAAGCTTTATCTTGGAGCTTCTCTCTCGGAATATTTATCTTACGATTTATGACACTGGGcacgaaaattaataaaaaatatagaaatctaTCCGTTTTAATAACGGAACAg attaatttatatttacaaataGAACAAAAACCACATAAAAAGGAGGAACTCATGGTGGCGAACAATGTACTGAAATTGGCAGCTGATTTGATAAAG GAACTTGAAAGTCCATTCAAAATATCTGGCTTGTCTGCTAATCCCTATCTGTACACAATCACGAAAGTGGTATTGTTATCCGCTCTATCAGGAGTGCTTTCGGAATTACTTGGATTTAAACTTAAATTACATAagataaaaatcaaataa
- the LOC143215717 gene encoding ribonucleoside-diphosphate reductase large subunit-like, whose protein sequence is MVGKGKMFVIKRDGRTEDVHFDKITSRIQKLCYNLDMDYVDPTAITLRVISGLYSGVSTVQLDNLAAETAATMTTKHPDYAKLAARIAISNLHKETKKSFSDIIHDLHHVRDQYTNEHKPIISEEHYNIVKNNANKLNSAIIYDRDFNYNYFGFKTLERSYLLKIDGKVVERPQHMLMRVAVAIHRENIDKAIETYNYLSERYFTHASPTLFFACTMRQQLSSCFLLTMTEDSVIGIYDTLKRCALISKSAGGIGLNVHCIRARGTKIAGTLPCHQLSNGLVPILKVYNNTARYVDQGGNKRPGAFAIYIEPWHADIFDFLNLKKNTGEEENRARELFYALWIPDLFMKRVLDNGVWSLMCPHDSPGLADVWGDEFEALYTRYEEEKKYKQQIQARELWTAILVAQVETGTPYMLYKDHCNRKSNHQNIGTIKCSNLCTEIVQYSSPDEVAVCNLASIAVNMFVSSKTFDFEKLKEVTKVVTRNLNNVIDINYYPIPEAKKSNQRHRPIGIGVQGLADAFLLMRYPFESKEAQKLNIQIFETLYYGALEASCEIAMEKGVYETYEGSPVSKGILQYDMWNVSPTDLWDWSALKEKIKKHGVRNSLLIAPMPTASTAQILGNNESIEPYTSNIYVRRVLSGEFQVVNPHLLRDLTERDLWDDDMKNEVIANNGSIQNIQRIPEDLKMLYKTVWEIPQKTILKMAVDRGAFIDQSQSLNVHMDKPTTQKLTSMHFYGWQMGLKTGMYYLRTKPAANALQFTVDKSKLRNTNQSLNQSHNESHNESHNQSKTKEEIEEILVCSRENGDACLACGS, encoded by the exons atggttggaaaagGGAAGATGTTTGTAATAAAGCGCG ATGGGCGCACTGAAGATGTTCACTTCGACAAAATAACATCCAGAATACAAAAATTATGTTACAATTTGGATATGGATTATGTGGACCCT ACTGCGATTACTCTTCGTGTTATCAGCGGATTGTATTCTGGCGTTAGTACAGTCCAGTTAGATAATCTCGCAGCAGAGACTGCAGCTACTATGACTACCAAACATCCAGATTATGCTAAATTGGCAGCGAGAATCGCTATATCTAATTTACataaagaaacgaaaaaaaGTTTTAGCG ACATAATACATGATTTACATCATGTCAGGGACCAGTATACAAACGAACATAAACCTATCATTAGCGAGGAGCATTACAACATCGTAAAGAACAATGCAAACAAATTGAACTCGGCGATAATCTACGACAgagatttcaattacaattactttggCTTTAAAACTCTGGAAAGAAGTTACTTGCtcaaaattgatggaaaagttGTTGAACGACCGCAACACATGCTAATGAGAGTTGCAGTCGCTATCCATCGGGAGAATATTGACAAAGCTATAGAAACTTATAATTACTTGTCGGAACGTTACTTTACGCACGCATCGCCGACACTCTTCTTTGCGTGTACTATGAGACAACAATTGTCTag TTGTTTCCTTCTGACAATGACTGAAGATAGCGTAATAGGAATTTATGATACATTGAAAAGATGTGCACTTATTAGTAAATCAGCTGGTGGTATTGGTCTCAATGTTCATTGCATTCGGGCAAGAGGAACAAAGATTGCTGGCACACTACCTTGTCACCAACTGTCCAACGGACTAGTTCCAATTCTCAAAGTATACAATAATACAGCACGATACGTTGATCAAGGTGGGAATAAGAGACCTGGAGCATTCGCTATCTACATAGAACCATGGCATGCAGATATTTTTGACTTTTTGAATCTGAAAAAGAACACAG GCGAAGAGGAAAACAGAGCACGAGAATTGTTCTATGCTTTATGGATTCCTGATCTGTTCATGAAAAGAGTGCTTGATAATGGTGTTTGGAGTTTAATGTGCCCCCATGATTCTCCTGGTTTGGCTGATGTGTGGGGCGATGAATTTGAAGCTCTCTATACACG ATACGAAGAGGAGAAAAAATACAAACAGCAAATTCAAGCCAGAGAATTATGGACTGCTATTCTCGTAGCACAAGTAGAAACTGGAACTCCTTACATGTTGTATAAAGATCATTGTAATCGTAAATCAAATCACCAAAATATAGGAACAATAAAATGTAGTAACTTGTGCACAGAAATCGTACAATATTCTAGTCCGGATGAAGTTGCTGTATGTAATTTGGCTTCAATTGCCGTCAATATGTTTGTAAGCTCGAAAACTTTCGATTTCGAAAAGCTGAAGGAAGTGACTAAAGTAGTTACTAGAAACCTGAATAACGTAATCGACATCAATTATTATCCGATCCCAGAAGCAAAGAAATCCAATCAAAGGCACAGACCTAttg GTATTGGCGTGCAAGGACTTGCTGATGCATTCCTTTTGATGCGTTATCCGTTTGAAAGCAAAGAAGCGCAGAAACTTAACATTCAAATATTTGAAACACTGTATTACGGTGCCTTAGAAGCAAGCTGTGAGATCGCCATGGAGAAGGGTGTATACGAAACATACGAAGGTAGTCCAGTTAGTAAAGGA aTCCTACAATATGATATGTGGAACGTTAGTCCGACTGACTTGTGGGATTGGAGTGCGCtgaaagaaaaaataaagaaacatgGAGTTAGAAATTCTCTATTGATCGCGCCTATGCCGACAGCTTCGACTGCGCAAATTTTAGGAAACAATGAGTCGATCGAACCTTACACTAGTAACATATATGTAAGGCGAGTACTCTCCGGAGAATTTCAAGTCGTGAATCCTCATTTGCTAAGAGATTTAACTGAAAGAGATCTCTGGGACGACGATATGAAAAATGAAGTTATAGCAAATAATGGTTCTATCCAG AATATACAACGTATACCTGAGGATCTGAAAATGCTTTATAAAACAGTCTGGGAAATACCGCAAAAGACGATCTTGAAAATGGCGGTAGATCGCGGCGCTTTTATAGACCAATCGCAATCATTGAATGTTCATATGGATAAACCAACGACACAAAAGCTAACGTCAATGCATTTTTATGGTTGGCAAATG GGTTTAAAGACTGGCATGTACTATTTAAGAACAAAGCCGGCGGCGAATGCACTTCAGTTTACAGTTGATAAATCAAAATTACGAAATACTAATCAATCTCTTAACCAGTCTCATAACGAGTCTCACAACGAATCTCACAATCAGTCAAAAACTAAAGAGGAAATTGAAGAGATACTTGTGTGTTCCCGCGAAAATGGCGATGCCTGCCTAGCTTGTGGATCGTAA
- the LOC143215736 gene encoding protein phtf-like, whose product MMLTLCIVHSHIVSTHSGPPVTKEHSKQRIVRRSRHSRCRLGKSRTRHSLRLHEDSKSFQDNASEKASTASGEVLNSVRFAKKVEIENSMTVSQSQEFMNVQASCKNELINVAVSNPLLMNEAPTSRIQSNDVPYVRNVHQDDDGFESLNGNVSSDNDKGAVQAVLDKPKKRRDVLHKNDDDSASQQILLQPKFSALELLKTEDNSSKSEGETSNKMDKVHAPIIIGPREGRRQCESEEEGECEEAATNHLTEATTSATEWMGVTTNSDDCSYSSELEESDIHSETNKNYSEFVEHPFSWEFELPPSIMLSSSCASCDRVSCTIWARRDIKKAELSVLDISSAIIARVESMPESMNYFYGGLMVSVALSLIPSINRLSDHAGMDNSSNLTSSFIPNDLISVNLETYSDILCKIIGLTFGTTFWERIVILISAFERLMLSSLLFFLLAVAERTYKQRLLYAKLFSHLTSSRRARKSDLPHFRLNKVRNIKLWLSVRSYLKRRGPQRSVDVIVSAVFVVTLLLLSFVSLELIKDLESLHSRYNVEALSWSFSLGIFILRFMTLGTKINKKYRNLSVLITEQINLYLQIEQKPHKKEELMVANNVLKLAADLIKELESPFKISGLSANPYLYTITKVVLLSALSGVLSELLGFKLKLHKIKIK is encoded by the exons ATGATGCTTACACTGTGCATTGTTCATTCCCATATTGTATCGACGCATTCAGGTCCGCCGGTGACCAAGGAACATAGTAAACAGAGAATAGTTAGGCGTTCAAGACACAGTAGATGTAGATTGGGAAAATCAAGAACAAGACATAGTTTAC GTTTACACGAAGATTCGAAATCGTTTCAAGATAATGCTTCTGAGAAAGCTAGTACAGCCAGCGGGGAAGTATTGAATTCCGTGCGATTCGCGAAGaaagttgaaatcgaaaattCCATGACTGTTAGTCAGTCTCAG GAATTTATGAATGTTCAAGCATCCTGTAAGAATGAGCTAATTAATGTGGCTGTGAGCAATCCTCTTCTTATGAACGAAGCTCCGACTAGTCGTATTCAATCAA ATGATGTTCCATATGTAAGAAACGTACATCAAGATGATGATGGATTTGAAAGTTTAAATGGAAATGTATCGAGCGACAATGATAAAGGGGCTGTGCAAGCAGTGTTAGACAAGCCTAAAAAAAGAAGAGATGTATTACATAAAAATGATGATGATTCTGCTAGTCAACAAATCTTATTACAACCGAAATTTTCAG CACTTGAGTTATTGAAGACAGAAGATAATTCTTCGAAAAGCGAAGGAGAAACTTCTAATAAAATG GATAAGGTGCATGCCCCCATAATAATTGGGCCAAGAGAAGGTCGACGACAATGTGAAAGCGAAGAGGAAGGGGAATGCGAAGAAGCTGCCACAAATCATTTGACAGAAGCCACAACATCTGCTACCGAATGGATGGGAGTAACTACAAATAGTGATGATTGTAGCTATAG TTCCGAACTCGAGGAGTCTGATATACATAGTGAAACTAACAAAAATTATTCAGAATTTGTGGAGCACCCTTTCTCTTGGGAATtcgagttaccaccttctataatgCTTAGCTCTAGTTGCGCTTCGTGCGACCGTG TTTCGTGTACTATCTGGGCACGACGTGATATAAAAAAAGCTGAGTTATCTGTGCTAGACATCAGTTCAGCAATTATTGCCAGAGTAGAATCAATGCCAGAGAGTATGAATTATTTTTATGGGGGGTTGATGGTCAGCGTGGCATTGTCGTTAATACCGTCTATAAATCGCCTAAGCGATCACGCGGGAATGGACAATAGTAGTAATCTAACTAGTTCCTTCATACCAAATGATTTGATTTCCGTTAATTTGGAAACGTACAGCGatatattatgtaaaataataggTTTAACATTTGGTACAACTTTTTG GGAGCGTATAGTAATACTTATATCAGCATTCGAGAGGCTTATGTTATCTTCTTTACTATTCTTTTTATTAGCAGTTGCTGAACGTACATATAAGCAAAGACTCCTATATGCTAAACTGTTTTCACATTTAACATCATCGAGACGTGCAAGAAAATCGGATTTACCACATTTCCGATTAAATAAAGTgcgaaatattaaattatggTTGAGTGTTAGATCTTATTTGAAA aGAAGAGGTCCGCAACGTTCTGTAGACGTAATAGTATCAGCAGTATTTGTAGTTACATTATTATTGTTGTCATTTGTGAGCTTGGAATTAATTAAA GATCTAGAAAGTTTACATTCCCGATATAACGTTGAAGCTTTATCTTGGAGCTTCTCTCTCGGAATATTTATCTTACGATTTATGACACTGGGcacgaaaattaataaaaaatatagaaatctaTCCGTTTTAATAACGGAACAg attaatttatatttacaaataGAACAAAAACCACATAAAAAGGAGGAACTCATGGTGGCGAACAATGTACTGAAATTGGCAGCTGATTTGATAAAG GAACTTGAAAGTCCATTCAAAATATCTGGCTTGTCTGCTAATCCCTATCTGTACACAATCACGAAAGTGGTATTGTTATCCGCTCTATCAGGAGTGCTTTCGGAATTACTTGGATTTAAACTTAAATTACATAagataaaaatcaaataa